One stretch of Labrus bergylta chromosome 24, fLabBer1.1, whole genome shotgun sequence DNA includes these proteins:
- the LOC109984163 gene encoding PI-PLC X domain-containing protein 1 produces the protein MFQRKAMEEGERQQPAGNPDWMSRLPEELLDVPLWSLAVPGSHDSMSFCLDLSSPVLKSEPRLLRVIDRMCPCWTRPCVSRWATTQQSVLSEQCDLGIRFFDLRIARKPAAGSKLFFAHGIYTLLAVKEALDELATWLDAHPKEIVIISCSHFESLTDEDHVNLVEFIIMLFGNKLCSSKETPTLRSCWCRGWQIVISYADQQMVLQHPPLWPGIPYWYADSPDPKKVIAYLEDQKSKGRPDGFYVSGLNLTEDTPYVLLHPLQSMRKMTVRALSLLLEWTSKQRPGGREGGGVNILCCDFVGVSKFCSLVIGLNYKLLDGRPLVSRTPASSSYSITC, from the exons ATGTTTCAGAGGAAGGCCATGGAGGAGGGAGAGCGGCAGCAGCCGGCTGGAAACCCGGACTGGATGTCCCGTCTGCCCGAGGAGCTGCTGGACGTCCCGCTGTGGAGCCTGGCTGTACCCG GGAGTCACGACAGCATGTCTTTCTGTCTGGACCTCTCATCACCTGTCCTAAAATCAGAGCCCCGCCTCCTCAGAGTGATTGACAGGATGTGTCCCTGCTGGACTCGACCCTGTGTATCCCGCTGGGCCACCACACAG CAATCAGTCCTCAGTGAACAGTGCGATCTCGGTATTCGATTCTTTGACCTGCGGATCGCCAGGAAGCCGGCAGCAGGCAGCAAGTTGTTCTTCGCTCATGGCATCTACACACTGCTGGCTGTGAag gaGGCTCTGGATGAACTGGCTACCTGGTTGGATGCTCATCCAAAAGAGATCGTGATCATTTCCTGTTCCCACTTTGAATCCTTGACTGACGAAGATCACGTCAACCTCGTCGAGTTCATCATCATGCTGTTTGGGAATAAACTCTGCTCCTCAAAG GAGACTCCCACTCTACGTTCCTGTTGGTGCAGAGGTTGGCAGATTGTTATTTCCTACGCTGACCAGCAGATGGTGCTGCAGCATCCACCACTGTGGCCCGGGATACCATACTG GTATGCTGACAGCCCCGACCCTAAGAAGGTGATCGCCTACCTGGAGGACCAAAAGAGCAAAGGCCGACCAG ACGGTTTTTACGTCAGCGGTCTGAACCTGACAGAGGACACTCCCTACGTCCTCCTCCATCCGCTCCAGAGCATGAGGAAGATGACGGTGAgggctctctctctgctgctcgaATGGACGAGCAAGCAGCGGCCAGGTGGCCGCGAGGGGGGCGGAGTCAACATCCTCTGCTGCGACTTTGTGGGCGTCAGTAAATTCTGCTCACTTGTGATTGGCCTGAACTACAAGCTGCTGGATGGTCGTCCTCTCGTCAGCAGAACACCAGCATCTTCCTCGTATTCTATCACCTGTTGA